A part of Caldicellulosiruptor owensensis OL genomic DNA contains:
- the rplI gene encoding 50S ribosomal protein L9 has protein sequence MKVVLLQDVKGLGKKDSIVEVNDGYARNYLIPRKLAVPATEGLEKHIKEKKEAEQKKKERELEAAKSLASKLEKSQIIIKAKAGENGKLFGSITNKEVAEEIKKQLGIDIDKKKIELDDPIKLIGSYDVIIRLYQGVVAKLKVHVTAS, from the coding sequence ATGAAGGTTGTGCTTCTTCAAGATGTAAAAGGGCTTGGCAAAAAAGATTCAATAGTTGAAGTGAACGATGGATATGCAAGAAACTATTTAATTCCACGAAAACTTGCAGTACCTGCAACAGAAGGTTTAGAAAAGCATATAAAAGAAAAGAAAGAAGCTGAACAAAAAAAGAAAGAAAGAGAGCTTGAAGCTGCAAAAAGCCTGGCAAGTAAGCTTGAAAAAAGTCAGATTATTATAAAAGCAAAAGCAGGAGAAAATGGCAAACTTTTTGGTTCTATAACAAATAAAGAAGTTGCTGAAGAGATAAAAAAACAGCTTGGGATTGATATTGATAAAAAGAAGATAGAACTTGATGATCCAATAAAACTTATTGGCAGCTATGATGTTATTATTAGACTATATCAAGGAGTTGTGGCAAAGCTCAAAGTTCATGTGACAGCAAGTTAA
- a CDS encoding TVP38/TMEM64 family protein encodes MKRKNLSIVLNIIAIAGFILLATAVAMRYSHFLVNIVSNPQKFKSWVLSFSHLGVLVFILTQILQVIISAIPGEAVQISGGYLYGTLFGTVYSLIGIMIGSVCVFYITRLLGYSLVRKIVSEEKLRKFYSLINSPKGEIAIFLLFLIPGLPKDILTYIAGLSPIKPLRFFAIVAIARLPGIFFSSYIGSSLEEKNYTMAIVVSAAAAILFVLGVVYRDNIIKTIHNWVHKKGSSNL; translated from the coding sequence GTGAAGAGGAAAAATCTTTCAATTGTCTTAAATATCATTGCAATTGCAGGATTTATTTTACTGGCAACGGCAGTAGCTATGCGATATTCCCATTTTCTTGTAAATATTGTCTCAAATCCGCAGAAATTTAAAAGCTGGGTTTTGTCTTTTAGTCATCTTGGTGTGCTTGTTTTCATCCTCACTCAAATTCTTCAGGTTATTATTTCTGCTATTCCAGGTGAAGCTGTACAAATCTCTGGCGGATATCTTTATGGTACGCTGTTTGGCACAGTATATTCACTAATTGGAATCATGATAGGCTCTGTGTGTGTATTTTATATAACAAGGCTTTTGGGATATAGTCTTGTGAGGAAAATTGTCTCAGAGGAAAAGCTCAGAAAATTTTACTCACTTATCAATTCTCCAAAAGGAGAAATAGCCATATTCTTGCTCTTTTTGATACCAGGACTACCAAAAGACATTCTGACATACATTGCTGGACTTTCGCCAATAAAACCACTAAGATTTTTTGCAATTGTTGCCATTGCAAGACTGCCAGGAATATTTTTTTCATCATACATTGGAAGCAGCCTTGAAGAGAAAAACTACACAATGGCAATTGTAGTTTCTGCTGCAGCTGCTATTTTGTTTGTCTTGGGTGTTGTATACAGAGACAATATCATAAAAACCATTCATAATTGGGTACACAAAAAAGGTAGCAGCAATCTTTAA
- a CDS encoding DHH family phosphoesterase, which yields MKEKKSHFRFDFSISQAGFILSLLFDFVIMYFDIKIGMVCLSLIVLLAIYNLRLNRKKNKQLLEYIETLTLNIETASKDTLLKFPFPILISEYNGDIIWYNHKFLNTVKNKKLIGRNLKDELPELYSAVLEGKSRLEKFEHEGNFFDVLVTIVEVEEGKNDKKFLNLFYFVDVTDFVLLQKKYEMQNIVFGYLTIDNYEDVLSSAPEVSKSSIISEMEKRITDWFYNQIRSDVFLMKYERDKYFFICNKEAFNKMQERRFSILEQIKEVNLYNKIIPTVSCGIGIRQDSIFQAQKDAKTALDMALSRGGDQFVIFYGGKFEFFGGKTKEHEKRSKVRSRVMAQTIKEIVKHSDKIFIIGHQYFDLDCLGAAVGLSKLCLNLGKEVYIVINSFNPTIRNFLQMLLDDPLYQNIIIDQQKALKMKTKTSLLFVVDTQRTSYVDVPQMILEFEKIIVIDHHRRPADWIEQALICYSETYASSVSELVAELLSYEGIKLKKLEAEILLAGIMIDTKGFTKNVGVRTFEVATYLRENDALPESIKEYLKEDLESYILKNQLISNLQILHNNIALVIDYSQACRDNVIIAKVADELLNIKGIDASFVVCKIENSILISGRSNGKINVQLILEKIGGGGHLETAGARLEKMSIDEAKEVLVKAIEEYINENKNS from the coding sequence GTGAAAGAGAAAAAGTCTCACTTTAGATTTGATTTTTCTATCTCCCAGGCAGGTTTTATACTTTCTTTACTTTTTGATTTTGTAATCATGTATTTTGATATCAAGATTGGCATGGTTTGTCTTTCGCTGATTGTTTTGCTTGCCATTTACAATTTGAGGCTTAACAGAAAAAAGAACAAACAGCTTTTAGAATATATAGAAACTCTCACTCTTAACATAGAAACAGCATCAAAAGATACACTCTTGAAGTTTCCATTTCCAATTCTTATTTCAGAGTACAATGGGGATATAATATGGTACAATCATAAATTTCTAAATACAGTAAAGAACAAAAAATTGATAGGCAGAAATCTCAAAGATGAACTGCCTGAGCTTTATTCAGCTGTTTTAGAAGGAAAGAGCAGACTTGAGAAGTTTGAGCATGAAGGTAATTTTTTTGATGTTTTAGTAACTATTGTTGAGGTAGAAGAAGGTAAAAACGATAAGAAATTTTTAAATCTATTTTACTTTGTTGATGTTACTGATTTTGTTCTTCTTCAAAAGAAATATGAAATGCAAAATATTGTTTTTGGTTATTTGACTATTGACAACTATGAAGATGTTCTAAGTTCTGCTCCGGAGGTATCTAAGTCTTCTATTATTTCTGAAATGGAAAAGCGTATTACTGATTGGTTTTACAATCAAATAAGGTCAGATGTATTTTTAATGAAGTATGAACGGGACAAGTACTTTTTTATATGCAATAAAGAAGCTTTTAATAAGATGCAAGAAAGAAGATTTAGCATTTTAGAGCAGATAAAGGAAGTAAATCTATATAACAAGATAATTCCAACTGTAAGTTGCGGTATAGGTATAAGGCAGGATTCTATATTCCAGGCTCAAAAGGATGCAAAAACGGCTCTTGACATGGCACTGAGCCGTGGCGGTGACCAGTTTGTAATATTCTACGGTGGCAAGTTTGAATTTTTTGGTGGTAAAACAAAAGAACATGAAAAACGCTCAAAAGTGCGGTCGCGTGTTATGGCACAGACAATAAAAGAGATTGTAAAACATTCTGACAAAATATTTATTATTGGTCATCAGTATTTTGACCTCGATTGTTTGGGTGCAGCTGTAGGTTTGAGCAAGTTATGTTTAAATTTGGGTAAGGAAGTATACATTGTGATTAATTCCTTCAATCCCACAATCAGAAACTTTCTTCAGATGCTACTTGATGATCCTCTATACCAGAATATAATAATTGACCAGCAAAAAGCTTTAAAGATGAAAACAAAGACTTCTCTTTTATTTGTAGTGGATACTCAAAGAACAAGTTATGTTGATGTACCCCAGATGATTTTGGAGTTTGAAAAGATAATTGTAATTGACCATCATAGAAGACCTGCCGACTGGATAGAACAGGCTCTCATTTGCTATTCAGAAACATACGCTTCATCTGTATCTGAACTTGTTGCAGAACTTTTGAGCTATGAAGGGATAAAACTCAAAAAGCTTGAGGCAGAGATACTTTTAGCGGGTATAATGATTGATACAAAAGGATTTACAAAGAATGTTGGTGTGAGGACATTTGAGGTTGCAACATACTTAAGAGAAAATGATGCTTTGCCGGAGTCTATCAAAGAGTATCTAAAGGAGGATTTAGAGAGTTATATTTTAAAGAATCAGCTCATTTCAAACTTGCAAATACTGCATAATAATATCGCGCTTGTTATTGATTATTCACAAGCTTGTCGAGATAATGTTATAATAGCAAAGGTAGCAGATGAACTTTTGAACATAAAAGGAATTGATGCATCATTTGTTGTCTGCAAAATAGAAAATAGCATTTTGATAAGTGGTCGTTCAAATGGAAAAATAAATGTTCAACTTATATTAGAAAAAATTGGTGGTGGAGGCCATTTAGAAACAGCAGGGGCAAGGCTGGAAAAAATGAGTATTGATGAAGCAAAAGAGGTTCTTGTAAAAGCAATAGAAGAATATATAAATGAAAACAAAAATTCTTAA
- the porA gene encoding 2-ketoisovalerate ferredoxin oxidoreductase subunit alpha, with amino-acid sequence MAIRDRLSGNEAIAFAMKQINPDVVAAFPITPSTEVPQYFSQYVANGEVDTEFVAVESEHSAMSACIGASAAGARTMTATSSQGLALMWEMLYIAASMRLPIVMAVINRALSGPINIHNDHSDSMGARDSGWIQIYCENNQEAYDSLIQAIRIAEHKDVRLPVMVCYDGFITSHAVENIELLEDELVRKFVGEYNPEFYLLNEQNPVSMGPLDLPPYYFEHKRQQAEAMKNAKKVVLEIAEEFAALTGRKYGLFEAYKLDDAEVAIVVMNSTAGTAKAVVDEYRSKGYKVGLLKPRLFRPFPVDEIVAALKHLKAVAIMDKVDGFNAAGGPLFTEITSALYGRADGIKAVNYIYGLGGRDVKTDDIAKVYDRLLDIVKTGNVGEVYNYIGVRE; translated from the coding sequence ATGGCTATTCGTGATAGACTTTCTGGTAACGAAGCGATAGCTTTTGCAATGAAACAGATAAACCCTGATGTTGTTGCCGCTTTCCCAATTACACCTTCAACTGAGGTACCACAATATTTTTCTCAATATGTTGCAAACGGTGAAGTGGACACCGAGTTTGTTGCTGTTGAGTCTGAGCACAGCGCAATGAGCGCATGTATAGGTGCGTCAGCAGCAGGTGCAAGGACTATGACAGCAACATCTTCCCAAGGTCTTGCACTCATGTGGGAGATGCTATACATTGCAGCGTCAATGAGACTTCCAATTGTTATGGCAGTTATAAACAGAGCTCTTTCTGGTCCTATTAACATTCACAACGACCATTCAGACTCAATGGGTGCAAGAGACAGTGGCTGGATTCAGATTTACTGCGAAAACAACCAGGAAGCTTACGACTCTTTGATTCAGGCAATAAGAATTGCTGAACACAAGGATGTAAGACTTCCTGTGATGGTTTGCTATGACGGATTTATTACAAGCCATGCTGTTGAAAATATAGAGCTTTTAGAAGATGAACTGGTAAGGAAGTTTGTTGGTGAATACAATCCAGAGTTTTATCTTTTGAACGAGCAAAACCCGGTTTCAATGGGTCCGTTAGACTTGCCACCGTACTACTTTGAACACAAAAGACAGCAGGCTGAAGCTATGAAAAATGCTAAAAAGGTGGTACTTGAAATTGCAGAAGAGTTTGCTGCTTTGACAGGAAGAAAGTATGGTCTTTTTGAAGCATACAAGCTTGACGATGCAGAAGTTGCAATAGTTGTAATGAACTCAACAGCAGGAACTGCAAAGGCTGTTGTTGATGAGTATAGAAGCAAAGGATACAAGGTAGGTCTTTTAAAACCAAGACTTTTCAGACCATTCCCTGTTGATGAGATTGTAGCAGCTCTTAAGCATTTGAAGGCTGTTGCTATAATGGATAAGGTTGATGGATTTAACGCAGCTGGTGGTCCACTTTTCACTGAGATTACAAGTGCTCTTTATGGAAGAGCAGATGGTATAAAAGCTGTTAATTATATTTATGGTCTTGGCGGAAGAGATGTTAAAACAGATGATATTGCAAAGGTTTATGATAGACTTCTTGACATTGTCAAGACAGGCAATGTTGGAGAAGTTTACAACTACATTGGTGTGAGAGAATAA
- a CDS encoding DUF2232 domain-containing protein, translating to MNNKLLKEGLVLITFGVYQVILFLLQFNPILALVGFPLYVVTVKENFAKRMAISYAISALIIMIMGKSPINLLFLLITFILPICVFLFLRISKTIVMDFSILTAGFLLYQVLFIKAVKILYKIDIIAQLLSILKGMFEDYFKIVGDDKLSEKLVEFLKLLMPGFVIVEAITLTLVGYYITKFIANKVGIQKEFLPFSKLFMPKEVTVGVVVFFILSLFLTNINTLYIVVSNMTIILSWLLFIQALSLIYAVIAEKISSPFIGGWLFVVLLVLSMQFLILMIFIGFLDLVFDFKKRKPKRVEL from the coding sequence ATGAACAACAAACTTTTAAAGGAAGGACTTGTTTTGATTACTTTTGGAGTTTATCAGGTTATTTTGTTTTTACTTCAGTTTAATCCCATTTTGGCTTTGGTAGGTTTTCCTCTTTATGTTGTAACCGTAAAAGAGAATTTTGCAAAAAGGATGGCTATATCATATGCCATTTCTGCTCTGATTATTATGATTATGGGGAAATCTCCAATTAATTTACTTTTTCTATTGATTACATTTATTTTGCCTATATGCGTATTTTTGTTCTTGCGCATTTCAAAAACTATTGTTATGGATTTTTCAATACTCACTGCAGGATTTTTGCTGTACCAGGTACTTTTTATAAAGGCTGTAAAGATTCTTTATAAGATAGATATAATCGCTCAACTTCTTTCTATTTTAAAAGGCATGTTTGAGGATTATTTTAAAATTGTTGGTGATGACAAACTTTCAGAAAAGTTGGTTGAATTTTTGAAACTCTTGATGCCAGGATTTGTAATTGTTGAGGCAATTACATTAACACTTGTGGGATATTATATTACCAAATTTATAGCAAACAAAGTTGGAATTCAAAAGGAATTTTTACCTTTTTCAAAGCTGTTTATGCCCAAAGAAGTGACAGTTGGAGTTGTAGTATTTTTTATTCTTTCTCTATTTTTGACAAATATCAATACTCTTTATATTGTTGTGAGTAACATGACAATAATTCTTTCGTGGCTTTTGTTTATTCAAGCACTTTCTTTGATATATGCAGTAATAGCCGAGAAGATTTCTTCGCCATTTATTGGAGGTTGGCTTTTTGTAGTTTTGCTTGTACTTAGTATGCAATTTTTAATTTTAATGATATTTATAGGTTTTCTGGACCTTGTATTTGATTTTAAAAAACGAAAACCAAAGAGGGTGGAATTGTGA
- a CDS encoding 4Fe-4S binding protein — MRKMKITEDVTWKEITPAGVIIDPGNAEDFKTGDWRTMRPVWHEDKCKQCLFCFYVCPDSSIKVENGKMVGVDYDHCKGCGVCTEVCPFKAFDFVEEKK, encoded by the coding sequence ATGAGAAAGATGAAAATAACAGAAGATGTTACATGGAAGGAAATAACACCGGCAGGTGTAATCATTGACCCGGGTAATGCAGAGGACTTTAAAACAGGCGATTGGAGAACAATGAGACCAGTATGGCATGAAGATAAGTGCAAGCAGTGTTTGTTCTGTTTCTATGTATGTCCAGATTCATCAATAAAGGTTGAAAATGGGAAGATGGTCGGAGTTGACTATGACCACTGCAAAGGTTGCGGGGTTTGCACAGAGGTTTGTCCATTTAAAGCTTTTGATTTTGTAGAGGAGAAGAAATAA
- the pheA gene encoding prephenate dehydratase, whose protein sequence is MKIAYLGPIGSYSYEAAKRFFGKEKENNLTACDTIDDVFEAVEENEAEFGVVPVENSIEGSVSTTLDYLLKSQVYIVKEIILRVEHYLCVREGIEQILTVASHPQAFSQCHDYLRKNFKQAKLIQVSSTSYAAKMCAEGEVDAAICSLFASQQNNLKVLAGPINHDNNYTRFFVITKSPNFEKGNKNKTSIIFSTYDKPGSLYKILAIFNLYDLNLTKIESRPAKTNLGEYVFFVDIEGFVDEEDVSDALKVVQRKSTFFKLLGSYSVILPDE, encoded by the coding sequence GTGAAGATTGCATATTTAGGGCCGATTGGGTCATATTCATATGAGGCTGCAAAAAGGTTTTTTGGCAAAGAAAAAGAGAATAATCTTACTGCATGTGATACAATAGATGACGTATTTGAAGCTGTTGAAGAAAATGAGGCTGAATTTGGAGTTGTTCCTGTTGAGAATTCTATTGAAGGAAGTGTCTCGACAACCCTTGATTATCTTTTAAAATCTCAGGTTTATATAGTAAAAGAGATAATTTTAAGGGTAGAACATTATCTTTGCGTAAGAGAAGGGATAGAACAAATTTTGACAGTTGCCTCACATCCACAGGCGTTTTCTCAATGTCATGACTATCTTAGAAAGAATTTTAAACAGGCAAAGTTAATTCAAGTTAGCAGTACATCATATGCTGCTAAGATGTGTGCGGAAGGTGAAGTGGATGCAGCAATTTGTTCGCTTTTTGCCTCACAGCAAAATAACCTCAAAGTTTTGGCTGGGCCAATAAACCACGACAACAATTACACCAGATTTTTTGTTATAACCAAGAGCCCTAACTTTGAAAAAGGAAATAAAAACAAGACATCAATAATCTTTTCAACCTATGATAAACCGGGAAGCCTTTATAAAATTTTAGCTATTTTTAATCTTTATGATCTGAACTTGACAAAGATAGAGTCACGACCTGCAAAAACTAATCTTGGTGAGTATGTTTTTTTTGTTGATATAGAAGGGTTTGTGGATGAAGAGGATGTGAGCGATGCGCTAAAGGTGGTTCAACGAAAATCTACATTTTTTAAGCTTTTAGGCTCTTATTCTGTTATTTTACCAGATGAATGA
- the serS gene encoding serine--tRNA ligase — protein sequence MLDLKYIRANPEKVQEGLTKRNKDISIAPILELDERRRKLLAEVESLKALQNQKSKEVPKLKKEGKDVTELMNELKELSDKIKELDSVVKEVEDEIEKILLTIPNIPHESVPVGKDDTENVEVRRWGDVRVPDFELKPHWEIGINLGILDFERASKVSGSRFTFYRGLGARLERALINFMLDLHIEKHGYTELFPPFLVARKSMIGTGQLPKFEEDAFKTTDDYFLIPTAEVPVTNYHREEILKEEDLPIKYVAYSACFRAEAGAAGKDTRGLIRQHQFNKVELVKFAKPEDSYDELEKLTADAEDVLKELGLPYRVVLLCSGDLGFSSAKTYDIEVWMPSYGRYVEISSCSNFESYQARRANIRFRRKDGKLDYVHTLNGSGLAVGRTLAAILENFQQKDGTVVVPEVLRKYMGTDVIK from the coding sequence ATGCTTGATTTAAAATATATAAGGGCAAACCCGGAAAAGGTCCAAGAAGGACTTACTAAAAGAAACAAAGACATTTCAATTGCGCCCATTTTAGAGCTTGATGAAAGAAGAAGAAAGCTTTTGGCTGAGGTTGAAAGTCTGAAGGCTCTACAGAATCAAAAATCTAAAGAGGTTCCAAAGCTCAAAAAGGAAGGTAAAGATGTAACAGAGCTTATGAATGAGTTAAAAGAACTCTCTGATAAAATTAAAGAGTTAGATAGTGTGGTCAAAGAGGTTGAAGATGAGATAGAAAAGATTTTGCTCACAATTCCAAACATTCCTCATGAATCTGTACCGGTTGGCAAAGATGATACAGAGAATGTTGAAGTAAGGCGCTGGGGTGATGTAAGAGTTCCAGACTTTGAATTAAAACCTCACTGGGAGATTGGTATAAATCTTGGAATATTGGACTTTGAAAGAGCATCAAAGGTGTCAGGTAGCCGTTTTACGTTTTACAGAGGACTTGGGGCAAGGCTTGAGAGAGCCTTAATTAACTTCATGCTTGACCTTCACATTGAAAAGCATGGCTATACTGAGCTATTCCCACCTTTTTTGGTTGCGAGAAAATCTATGATAGGCACAGGACAGCTTCCTAAATTTGAAGAGGATGCTTTTAAGACAACAGATGATTACTTTTTGATACCAACAGCAGAAGTTCCTGTTACAAACTACCACAGAGAAGAGATACTAAAAGAAGAAGACTTGCCGATAAAATATGTTGCGTATTCTGCATGTTTCAGGGCAGAGGCAGGAGCAGCCGGTAAAGACACAAGAGGGCTTATTCGTCAGCACCAATTTAACAAGGTTGAGCTTGTAAAGTTTGCAAAGCCGGAAGATTCTTACGATGAGCTTGAAAAACTTACAGCTGATGCAGAGGATGTTTTAAAAGAATTAGGGCTTCCTTACAGAGTTGTTCTTCTTTGTTCAGGTGATTTAGGATTTTCTTCTGCAAAGACATATGACATTGAAGTTTGGATGCCAAGCTATGGAAGATATGTTGAGATTTCTTCTTGTTCAAACTTTGAAAGCTATCAAGCACGAAGGGCAAATATCAGATTCAGAAGGAAAGACGGAAAACTTGACTATGTTCATACGCTAAACGGCTCAGGCCTTGCTGTGGGAAGAACCTTAGCAGCAATACTTGAAAACTTCCAGCAAAAAGATGGAACAGTAGTTGTTCCAGAGGTTTTGAGAAAGTATATGGGTACAGATGTGATAAAGTAA
- the dnaB gene encoding replicative DNA helicase: MEPDIVQNQSEMPESREAEEAVVGAMLLSREVISDVTEILTEEDFATPQLKEIFTAIMDLFEEGKPVDIITVAERLRERGTFDAVGGSEYLTNLVINTPTTANATYYAKIVEEKSLLRKLINSSMKIIEKCKSQTERVEDIVDFAEKTIFNVISHKNSKDFSHLKEILIETYNKIEELYLRKSHIIGVPTGFAEFDRMTAGLQPSDLILIAARPAMGKTSFALNIVQHAALRAGVPVAIFSLEMSKEQLVTRMICSEAMIDSHKLRTGNLEDEEWKKFAKALALLSNAPIYIDDTPAITVAEMRAKCRRLKLKEKGLGLVMVDYLQLMTARGRFESKQQEIAEISRSLKALARELNVPVLALSQLSRAPETRADHRPILSDLRESGAIEQDADIVAFLYRDEYYNPDTDKKHIAELIIAKHRNGPTGTIELLFLDKHTKFKDLEKNR, translated from the coding sequence ATGGAGCCCGACATTGTTCAAAATCAAAGTGAGATGCCTGAAAGCCGCGAAGCAGAAGAAGCGGTTGTAGGGGCAATGCTTTTAAGTCGCGAGGTAATTTCTGATGTTACTGAGATTTTGACAGAAGAGGATTTTGCAACACCACAGCTAAAAGAGATTTTTACTGCTATTATGGACCTTTTTGAAGAGGGCAAACCGGTAGATATCATAACTGTAGCTGAGAGACTGAGAGAAAGAGGGACATTCGATGCGGTTGGTGGAAGTGAATATCTGACAAACCTTGTGATAAATACTCCGACAACTGCAAATGCTACATATTATGCAAAGATTGTTGAAGAAAAGTCTTTATTGCGAAAGCTCATAAATTCTTCAATGAAGATTATTGAAAAGTGCAAGAGCCAGACAGAAAGAGTTGAAGACATTGTTGATTTTGCTGAAAAGACAATCTTCAATGTGATTTCTCACAAAAATTCAAAAGATTTTTCCCATTTAAAAGAGATATTAATTGAAACATACAACAAGATAGAGGAACTGTATCTCAGAAAATCACATATCATAGGTGTACCCACAGGATTTGCCGAGTTTGACAGAATGACAGCAGGTCTTCAGCCATCAGACCTGATACTTATTGCAGCAAGACCTGCAATGGGAAAGACAAGTTTTGCACTCAATATTGTTCAGCATGCAGCTTTGAGAGCTGGTGTGCCTGTTGCTATTTTCAGTCTTGAGATGTCAAAAGAACAGCTTGTAACCCGTATGATTTGTTCAGAAGCAATGATAGATAGTCACAAACTTAGAACTGGCAACTTAGAGGATGAAGAGTGGAAAAAGTTTGCAAAGGCTTTGGCACTTTTGTCAAACGCTCCAATTTATATTGACGATACACCTGCCATAACTGTTGCAGAGATGAGGGCAAAGTGTAGAAGGCTCAAGCTCAAAGAAAAAGGTCTTGGACTTGTGATGGTTGACTATTTACAGCTTATGACTGCTCGCGGTAGATTTGAGAGCAAGCAACAGGAGATTGCAGAGATTTCAAGGTCATTAAAAGCCTTGGCAAGAGAACTAAATGTTCCTGTACTTGCGCTTTCGCAGCTATCCCGCGCACCTGAGACAAGAGCTGACCACAGACCGATTCTATCTGACCTTCGCGAAAGTGGGGCAATCGAACAGGATGCTGATATTGTTGCGTTTTTGTACAGAGATGAGTATTACAATCCTGACACTGACAAAAAACATATAGCAGAGCTAATAATTGCAAAGCACAGAAATGGACCTACTGGTACAATTGAACTTCTTTTCCTGGATAAACATACAAAATTTAAAGATTTAGAAAAAAATAGATAG
- a CDS encoding 2-oxoacid:acceptor oxidoreductase family protein, with protein MGKMIEIRWHGRGGQGAKTASLLLAEAAFNTGKYVQGFPEYGPERMGAPITAYNRISDEKITIHSNIYEPDYVVVVDETLIGSVDVTKGLKKDGAIIVNTSKSPEEVKKMLGNFDGKVYTIDARKISMECLGKYFPNIPVLGAVIKVTGIIPEEEAIKDMEGSLHHKFATKPDVIEGNLKAFVRGMQEVQG; from the coding sequence ATGGGTAAGATGATTGAGATAAGATGGCATGGCCGAGGTGGCCAGGGTGCAAAGACAGCTTCACTTCTTTTAGCTGAAGCTGCTTTCAACACAGGAAAATACGTTCAAGGTTTTCCTGAGTATGGTCCAGAGCGAATGGGTGCTCCTATCACAGCTTACAACAGAATAAGCGATGAGAAGATCACCATTCACAGCAACATTTATGAACCTGACTACGTAGTTGTTGTTGATGAAACATTAATTGGAAGTGTTGATGTAACAAAAGGGCTAAAAAAAGATGGTGCGATAATTGTCAACACTTCAAAGTCTCCTGAAGAAGTAAAGAAGATGCTTGGGAACTTTGATGGAAAGGTTTACACAATTGACGCAAGAAAGATTTCAATGGAGTGTTTGGGCAAGTATTTCCCGAACATCCCTGTTCTTGGTGCAGTTATAAAGGTAACAGGTATTATTCCCGAAGAAGAAGCGATAAAGGATATGGAAGGATCGCTTCATCACAAGTTTGCAACAAAGCCAGATGTGATTGAGGGTAACCTCAAAGCGTTTGTTAGAGGAATGCAGGAGGTGCAAGGATAA
- a CDS encoding thiamine pyrophosphate-dependent enzyme — translation MAYNIKELATRPERFTGGHRMCAGCGAPVAVRAILRALKPEDRAVVGVATGCLEVSSCIYPYTAWKDSFIHSAFENAAATVSGAEAAYRVLKKKGKVQGEFKFIAFGGDGGTYDIGLQSLSGAMERGHNMVYVCYDNGAYMNTGIQRSSATPLYADTTTSPQGKVLPGKMQPRKDLTEVMVAHGIPYVAQTAFITPNLKDLIEKAEKALYTDGPAFLNVLAPCPRGWRYETSKLIEISKLAVDTCFWPLYEVVNGQYRLTYKPKEKLPVVEFLKTQGRFRHLFKKGNEHLIEQIQQEVDRRWERLLELCGEK, via the coding sequence ATGGCATACAATATAAAGGAGCTTGCTACTAGACCTGAAAGATTTACAGGTGGACACAGAATGTGTGCTGGGTGCGGTGCACCTGTTGCTGTAAGAGCAATACTGCGCGCACTGAAACCCGAAGATAGAGCTGTTGTAGGTGTTGCAACAGGATGTTTGGAGGTTTCAAGCTGTATCTATCCATATACAGCATGGAAAGATTCATTTATTCACAGTGCATTTGAAAATGCTGCTGCAACAGTTTCTGGTGCTGAGGCTGCATATAGAGTTTTGAAGAAAAAGGGAAAAGTACAGGGAGAGTTTAAGTTCATCGCGTTTGGTGGCGACGGTGGAACATACGATATTGGTCTTCAGTCTCTTTCGGGTGCAATGGAAAGAGGGCATAACATGGTATATGTTTGTTATGACAACGGTGCTTATATGAACACAGGTATCCAGAGATCTTCTGCTACACCACTTTATGCTGATACAACAACATCTCCACAGGGCAAGGTTTTACCAGGTAAGATGCAGCCAAGAAAAGACCTTACAGAAGTTATGGTTGCACATGGTATACCATATGTTGCTCAAACAGCTTTCATTACTCCAAACCTCAAAGATTTAATTGAAAAGGCTGAAAAGGCACTTTACACAGATGGACCAGCATTTTTGAATGTTTTGGCGCCATGTCCAAGAGGTTGGAGATATGAAACATCAAAGCTAATTGAAATTTCAAAGCTTGCAGTGGATACATGTTTCTGGCCACTTTATGAAGTTGTAAATGGTCAGTACAGGCTTACTTACAAGCCAAAAGAAAAACTTCCTGTTGTTGAGTTTTTAAAGACTCAAGGAAGGTTCAGACACCTGTTTAAAAAAGGGAATGAACATTTAATTGAACAAATTCAGCAGGAAGTTGACAGAAGATGGGAAAGGCTTCTGGAACTTTGCGGTGAGAAATAA